The Bacteroidota bacterium genome contains the following window.
CCGGGTAAGTGCGGAACCGGTCAGATTCCGGTTCCAGCAAATTCAGTCCGCCCCCCAGGGTGCCAACCCAAAGCCGGTTCTTCGAATCACGAAGCATACTGCGGATGTTGTTGTCAGAAAGTCCGGAACCGCCTGCCGATTTTCCCTGAACAAGGTTAAAAGGTTTTTTCTTCAGATCGGTACGACTCAAACCGCCCGCCGCCGTTCCCACCCACAGATTACCGGAACGATCGGCAAGCAAGGACCGGACCAGATCATTTGAAAGAGATTGATCCGATCCCGGATCATGCCGGATTTCCCGGATCCGTCCGGTTTGAGGATGAAGCAATTTCAATCCGTTGTCGGTACCCAGCCACAACCAGCCTTCCGGGTCTTTCAGAATGCTGCGGATGGTGCCATCTCCAAACCGGTTAAGTGAGGAATATCGCGATGGAGATGAAACCGATTCCTTGAAAACCAGCCAGGTCCGGATGGAGGCCTCTTTCCACCGGTAGGCATTTAACCCGTTGGTGGTACCAATCCACAGAGTTTCCGCGTCATGGTCGTCATACAGCGAAAGAATCAGGGAATTCGACAGGCCGCCGGGTCCGGTTCCGATCACGGAAAAAGTACCATCGGACGGGCGGTACAGACTAAGGCCACTGGCTGTTCCAATGACCAGTTGACGGGTTTTTTCATGCCAGAGAAGTGCGAGTACCGAATTGGCAGGCAGAAAGGGATGGGTTTCGGAGGTGAACAGCCGGATGGTGCCGCTGTCAGTATCGATACGGTAGAGTCCCGACTCGGTTCCCGCCCATAACACGCCATCGCCTCCGGTAGCCAGTGTCCAGATTCTGATATCCGGCAGCACAGTATGAAAGGTTCCGGTTGCATGGTGGTACCGTTGCAATCCGCGCTGATGGGTACCAACCCAGAGCCGGTCCTTCCGGTCGGTCAGCAAGCTGGTTACCCATTCATCCGCCAGAGAGAGTGAGTCTCCGTTCACCGGCCGGAAAACCGTAAACTCATGCCCGTCATACCGGTTCAGGCCATCCTGTGTACCGATCCAGAGAAAACCGGTCGAATCCTGAACCATTGAAAAAACCGAACTCTGAGAAAGTCCTTCCTCCATGGAAATCCGGTTGAACACCGGGGTCTGAGACCAGACCTCTGATAGTGCAAACAGAGGAAGAAGGACGATCAGCCGCATCAGAACAACCAACCGGACCGGATGATCAGGTGAATTATAAAGACGAGGGACAAACTGACCGATGACCAGCGGTTCATCCACATGGTGTTTTCAAAATCAGCTTCTGCCGGATCTTTCCTGACGCGGTAAAACCACAATTCGAAGTATGCAAGAACCGGAATCATTCCAATGATAAATACCATGGCATTCCACGGACCGGTGAACAGGATCAGCATGACAGTCAGGGCCAATCCTGCCAACCCCAGCACCAGTCTGGCGAAGAAAAAGGTGCCGTTGATTCCGAGAAGAAGGCTGAGCGTCTTGTCACCCCGCCTGGAATCTTCGGCATGCTGATACACCTGGGTGAGCGGGTAAGAACCCAGTAAAAACAGGGTGGAAATGAGTGCAAATCCCACATTTACAGGAGCGGATAACTGATCGGTGGAATACCCCAATCCGACCTGAATGGTCAGAAACATCCAGAAACCCTGAAAAACCGAAACCACACCGGCTGAGAGGATGGGGTACTTTTTCAGACGGATGGTGGGTTGGGAGTAGGCTTTGGATACAAGTGTGTAAACCAGAATTCCGGCAAAGAACAAGGGCGATATCAGCCAGGAAAGAATCAAACCCAGTCCATCGAACAGAAGCACCAGCCAGAACAGTTCTTTGGTGACCCGGGGTGGGGTTTTCAGGCCGCCAATGCTGCCTTCATCACGGTCATGCCAGGAATTATATCCGTTGCTGGCCGGGTAAACCAGTAAATGAATGATGGCAAAAACCACTACGGCATGAAGGGGGACCGCACCATCGGTCAGGCTGAGGGCCATCCAGAAGACGGGCATGAGATAAACCGAGAAGGGAATCCGCATCAGCCTGAAGGCAGATATCCATCTGGAAAGGGAATTGGGGTGGACCGTCATGATTTCTTTTTCGGATAAATATGAGGAATCCCAGAAGTAAATGGCAAAAACGCGAAGGGTGCCGGGGGGTTCTCTGGTAAAAATGTGGGGTTTGCCACATATCATTCCGGCTGGATTGAACCAAAGTCGGGTGACTCAATGTTTAGTACCTCATGAGTCAGATCGTTTCTATTGGCACGGCCGTGCCTGATTATCAGCTTAAACAATCCCAGGTTGCAGACTGGATGGTCTCGCAATTACACCTGATGGGAAGAGATGCCGACCGGCTGCGGATTCTGTATGAACGGAGTGCCATCGATACCCGGTATTCGGCCATTCCCGATTATGGCTGCGAACCCGGCGATCGGGTCCTGTTTCCCGAAACGGCTGATCTGGAGCCATTCCCCGGGGTTTCAGCCCGAATGGCGCTTTTTCATCCACCGGCCAGAGAACTGGCCCTGGCTTCAGCCCGGCAGGCTCTTGAAAGAGTCCGGGTATCGCTGCAACCGACTCATGTGATTTCGGTGACCTGTACCGGCCTGGCTGCTCCCGGACTCGATATCGATCTGGTTACCGGACTCGATCTGCCCGGGTCAACGATTCGCACATCGGTTAACTTCATGGGATGTTATGCCGCCTTTCACGCTCTGAAACTGGCCGATGCTTTTTGCAGGGCCGATCAGGAAGCCGTGGTGCTGGTTGATGCCGTCGAATTGTGCACCCTCCATTTTCAGAAACTGAACGAACCCGATCATCTGCTTGCCAATTCGCTGTTTGCCGACGGATCGGCTTCTGCCCTGATCATGAGCGATCAAAAGGCACGTCGGCTGGGACTCCCCGGTCTTACCATTGCCGGCTTCTGGTCCGAACTGGCGCTTCACGGCCGGTCCGACATGGCCTGGGCCATCGGCGATACGGGATTTCTCATGACCCTCAGCTCGTACATTCCCGATCTGGTCAAACATGGAATCGGACCGCTGACCGACCGGGTGTTTCAGGCGGCCGGACTGACGACCAGCGAGATTCACCATTGGGCCATTCACCCCGGTGGCCGCAAAATTCTGGAATCCACCGCATCTGCCCTCGGGTTAAATCCGGAAAAGCTCGCCTCCTCTTTCCGGGTTTTGCGCCAGTTTGGAAACATGAGTTCTCCGACAGTTCTGTTTGTTCTGAAAGACCTGTGGGATTCCACGCTGAATTTTGACCGGCAGGAAACGGTCTTTTCGGCCGGATTCGGTCCCGGTCTGACGCTTGAATCGGCCGTTTTTAAAACCATTTCATGATACGAAGTCTGAAACAGCGGGTGGATGAACCCGAATTACTGGATGATCCCGGAATTCCGGAAGGGGAACTGATTGATAATCTGAAGGAACTGGAGTGGATCAACCGGTTGCTGGGCGGTCATGCCATTACCATTTCCGGATTGAAAGGGCTGATTGGCGGCGACCGTTCCCGGACCTGGACCATCACCGATCTGGGATGCGGGGGAGGAGACACGCTGCGGGCCATCAGTCACTGGGCAGGGAAGCATCAGATTCCGGTC
Protein-coding sequences here:
- a CDS encoding type III polyketide synthase produces the protein MSQIVSIGTAVPDYQLKQSQVADWMVSQLHLMGRDADRLRILYERSAIDTRYSAIPDYGCEPGDRVLFPETADLEPFPGVSARMALFHPPARELALASARQALERVRVSLQPTHVISVTCTGLAAPGLDIDLVTGLDLPGSTIRTSVNFMGCYAAFHALKLADAFCRADQEAVVLVDAVELCTLHFQKLNEPDHLLANSLFADGSASALIMSDQKARRLGLPGLTIAGFWSELALHGRSDMAWAIGDTGFLMTLSSYIPDLVKHGIGPLTDRVFQAAGLTTSEIHHWAIHPGGRKILESTASALGLNPEKLASSFRVLRQFGNMSSPTVLFVLKDLWDSTLNFDRQETVFSAGFGPGLTLESAVFKTIS
- a CDS encoding UbiA family prenyltransferase, whose product is MTVHPNSLSRWISAFRLMRIPFSVYLMPVFWMALSLTDGAVPLHAVVVFAIIHLLVYPASNGYNSWHDRDEGSIGGLKTPPRVTKELFWLVLLFDGLGLILSWLISPLFFAGILVYTLVSKAYSQPTIRLKKYPILSAGVVSVFQGFWMFLTIQVGLGYSTDQLSAPVNVGFALISTLFLLGSYPLTQVYQHAEDSRRGDKTLSLLLGINGTFFFARLVLGLAGLALTVMLILFTGPWNAMVFIIGMIPVLAYFELWFYRVRKDPAEADFENTMWMNRWSSVSLSLVFIIHLIIRSGWLF